In the genome of Hymenobacter cellulosivorans, one region contains:
- the bcp gene encoding thioredoxin-dependent thiol peroxidase, with amino-acid sequence MALTPGTPAPDFEALDQDGNLIRLQDLRGKKVALYFYPKDDTPGCTAQACNLRDHQEELTAKNVQVIGVSVDSAKSHQKFVMKYELPFPLLVDTDKKIVEAYGVWQEKSMYGRKYMGTMRHTFLINEEGIIEKVIEKVDTKNHAAQLI; translated from the coding sequence ATGGCCCTTACTCCCGGCACCCCCGCCCCCGATTTCGAAGCCCTTGACCAGGATGGCAACCTCATTCGCCTCCAGGACTTACGCGGCAAAAAAGTAGCCCTCTACTTCTATCCCAAAGACGACACGCCCGGCTGCACGGCCCAGGCCTGCAACCTGCGCGACCACCAAGAAGAGCTGACCGCCAAAAACGTCCAGGTTATCGGCGTGAGCGTCGACAGCGCCAAGTCGCACCAAAAGTTCGTCATGAAGTACGAGCTGCCCTTCCCCCTGCTGGTCGACACCGACAAGAAAATCGTGGAAGCCTACGGGGTATGGCAGGAAAAATCGATGTACGGCCGCAAGTACATGGGCACCATGCGTCACACCTTCCTGATCAATGAAGAAGGCATCATCGAAAAGGTCATCGAGAAAGTTGACACCAAGAACCACGCCGCCCAGCTGATTTAA
- a CDS encoding transketolase, with product MSQENTLTSPTQQKSVAELKQIAAQVRRDIVRMVHAVNSGHPGGSLGCTDLLVALYFRIMKHDPSFNMKGEGEDLFFLSNGHISPVFYSVLARSGYFPVSELATFRKLNSRLQGHPATHEHLPGIRIASGSLGQGMSVAIGAAQAKKLNGDNRLVYVLMGDGELEEGQVWEAAMYAPHHKVDNLIAIVDRNGQQIDGSTEEIMDLGNLRAKFEAFGWRVLETNGNDLEKLIPTLEEAGKLSGQGQPTMILMDTQMGYGVDYMMGTHKWHGTAPNDEQLEKALQQLLVEEAGDY from the coding sequence ATGTCCCAGGAAAATACCCTGACCTCCCCCACCCAGCAGAAAAGCGTGGCAGAGCTCAAGCAGATTGCGGCCCAGGTGCGCCGCGACATCGTGCGCATGGTACACGCCGTCAATTCGGGTCACCCCGGCGGCTCGCTCGGCTGCACCGACTTGCTGGTGGCCTTGTACTTCCGCATTATGAAGCACGACCCGAGCTTCAACATGAAAGGCGAAGGCGAAGACCTGTTTTTCCTGTCGAACGGCCACATTTCGCCCGTGTTCTACTCGGTGCTGGCTCGTTCGGGCTACTTCCCGGTGAGTGAGCTGGCTACCTTCCGTAAGCTCAACTCGCGCTTGCAGGGCCACCCCGCCACCCACGAGCACCTGCCCGGCATCCGCATTGCCTCGGGCTCCTTGGGCCAGGGCATGAGCGTAGCCATCGGCGCGGCTCAGGCCAAAAAACTCAACGGCGACAACCGCCTCGTGTACGTGCTGATGGGCGACGGCGAGCTGGAAGAAGGCCAGGTGTGGGAAGCGGCCATGTATGCCCCCCACCACAAAGTCGACAACCTGATTGCCATCGTGGACCGCAACGGCCAGCAGATTGACGGCTCGACGGAAGAAATTATGGATTTGGGCAACCTGCGCGCTAAGTTCGAAGCCTTCGGCTGGCGCGTGCTCGAAACCAACGGCAACGACCTGGAAAAGCTCATTCCAACGTTGGAAGAAGCCGGTAAGCTCAGCGGCCAGGGCCAGCCCACGATGATCCTGATGGATACCCAGATGGGCTACGGCGTCGACTACATGATGGGCACCCACAAGTGGCACGGCACGGCTCCCAATGACGAGCAACTCGAAAAAGCCCTGCAGCAGTTGCTGGTAGAAGAAGCCGGCGACTACTAA
- a CDS encoding vWA domain-containing protein: MRHLGILRWIVVVSGLLLTTTVLRAQNVPPDKPKVTRILFVLDASGSMMAPWEGKPRWDVARNLLSKMVDSLNAYPNLELALRAYGHQHPNLENNCEDSKLEVAFAPKNAKAIKARLATLKAQGNTPITYSILQSANDFPTDRSSRNVLILITDGLESCKGDPCATSVALQRKHVFLRPFIIGLGAERDFGKQLECLGQYYNAADVKTFRTILDNVISQTLTKTTVSVNLTDEAGKPVESNVNMTFVNNVTETPEYNYVHYRDAQGKPDVLDIDALQSYDLVINTVPPVRQQNLPIRPGKANVLTYKTPQGVLALQSPSISPNPYGKVQAVVRAQGSAATVVGLNFGAKQKLLAGNYEVELLTLPRIVRRITVKQGQETTVTYDAPGTLNIVTDLKGYGSIYRLNNDESQTWVYNLPEGSSKVNLPMQPGAYRLVFRTATATGSKFTDVRNFTIRSGQTSSVSMFNK, from the coding sequence ATGCGCCACCTGGGCATTTTGCGCTGGATTGTAGTCGTGAGTGGCCTGCTGCTCACGACTACCGTCCTGCGTGCCCAGAACGTGCCCCCAGACAAGCCCAAGGTGACGCGCATTCTGTTTGTGCTCGACGCCTCGGGCTCGATGATGGCGCCCTGGGAGGGAAAACCCCGCTGGGACGTGGCCCGCAACCTTCTTTCGAAGATGGTGGACTCGCTCAACGCCTACCCCAATCTGGAACTGGCCTTGCGGGCCTACGGGCATCAGCACCCCAACTTGGAAAACAACTGCGAGGACTCAAAGCTGGAAGTGGCCTTTGCGCCCAAAAACGCCAAGGCCATCAAAGCCCGCCTCGCCACGCTGAAAGCCCAGGGCAACACCCCGATTACCTACTCCATCCTGCAGTCGGCCAATGACTTTCCGACGGACCGCAGCTCCCGCAACGTGCTGATCCTGATAACCGACGGACTGGAATCGTGCAAGGGCGACCCGTGCGCTACCTCGGTGGCGTTGCAGCGCAAGCACGTGTTTCTGCGCCCGTTTATTATCGGGCTTGGGGCCGAGCGGGACTTTGGCAAACAGCTCGAATGCCTGGGCCAGTACTACAACGCGGCCGACGTGAAGACCTTCCGCACCATCCTCGACAACGTCATTTCCCAGACGCTAACCAAAACCACGGTGAGCGTGAATCTGACCGACGAGGCCGGCAAGCCCGTGGAAAGCAACGTGAACATGACCTTCGTGAACAACGTCACGGAAACGCCGGAGTACAACTACGTGCACTACCGCGACGCGCAGGGCAAGCCCGACGTGCTCGACATCGACGCGCTGCAGAGCTACGACTTGGTCATCAACACGGTGCCCCCGGTACGGCAGCAAAACCTGCCCATTCGGCCCGGCAAGGCTAACGTGCTGACCTACAAAACGCCCCAGGGAGTCTTGGCTTTGCAGTCGCCGAGCATTTCGCCGAACCCCTACGGCAAGGTGCAGGCGGTGGTGCGGGCCCAGGGCAGCGCGGCCACGGTAGTTGGGTTGAACTTCGGCGCCAAGCAAAAGCTGCTGGCCGGCAACTACGAAGTGGAGCTGCTGACGCTGCCCCGCATCGTGCGCCGCATCACCGTCAAGCAGGGCCAGGAAACGACGGTAACCTACGACGCGCCCGGCACGCTCAACATCGTGACGGACCTGAAAGGCTACGGCAGCATCTACCGGCTCAACAACGACGAGTCGCAGACCTGGGTGTACAATTTGCCCGAAGGCAGCAGCAAAGTCAATTTGCCCATGCAGCCGGGTGCCTACCGCCTGGTGTTTCGCACGGCCACGGCTACCGGCAGCAAGTTTACCGACGTGCGCAATTTCACCATCCGCTCGGGTCAAACCAGCTCGGTGAGCATGTTCAATAAGTAA
- a CDS encoding transketolase family protein, with translation MKDFPYTESKDTRSGFGVGLHELGKSNPNVVALTADLTGSLKMDAFKKDFPERFFQVGIAEANMMGIAAGLTIGGKIPFTGTFANFSTGRVYDQIRQSIAYSDKNVKICASHAGVTLGEDGATHQILEDLGMMKMLPHMTVINPCDFNQTKAATIAIAEHEGPVYLRFGRPVVPNFTPADQKFEIGKAVMLNEGADVSIFATGHLVWKAILAGHLLAEKGIDAEIINIHTIKPLDAQAILESVRKTRCAVSAEEHQMNGGLGDSIAQLLSREEPLPLEMVAVNDSFGESGTPDQLMEKYGLMENDIVAAVERVLARKAK, from the coding sequence ATGAAAGATTTCCCCTACACCGAATCAAAAGACACCCGTTCCGGCTTTGGCGTGGGTTTGCACGAGCTGGGTAAAAGCAACCCCAACGTGGTAGCCCTCACGGCCGACCTGACCGGCTCGCTCAAGATGGATGCCTTCAAGAAGGACTTCCCCGAGCGGTTTTTCCAGGTGGGCATTGCCGAAGCCAACATGATGGGCATTGCGGCCGGCCTCACCATCGGTGGCAAGATTCCCTTCACCGGCACGTTTGCCAACTTCAGCACCGGCCGCGTCTACGACCAGATCCGCCAGAGCATTGCCTACTCGGATAAGAACGTGAAGATCTGCGCTTCGCACGCCGGCGTAACGCTGGGCGAAGACGGGGCTACCCACCAGATTCTGGAAGACCTGGGCATGATGAAAATGCTGCCCCACATGACGGTTATCAACCCCTGCGACTTCAACCAGACCAAGGCCGCTACTATTGCCATTGCCGAGCACGAAGGCCCCGTGTACCTGCGCTTCGGCCGCCCCGTGGTGCCCAACTTCACCCCCGCCGACCAGAAGTTCGAAATCGGTAAGGCGGTGATGCTGAACGAAGGCGCTGACGTGAGCATCTTCGCCACCGGCCACCTGGTGTGGAAAGCCATCCTGGCCGGCCACCTGCTGGCTGAGAAAGGCATCGACGCCGAAATCATCAACATTCACACCATCAAGCCCCTCGACGCCCAGGCCATCCTGGAGTCGGTGCGCAAGACGCGCTGCGCCGTCTCGGCCGAGGAGCACCAGATGAACGGCGGCCTCGGCGACAGCATCGCCCAGCTGCTGAGCCGCGAGGAGCCCCTGCCCCTGGAAATGGTAGCCGTCAACGACTCCTTCGGCGAGTCGGGTACCCCCGACCAGCTCATGGAGAAATACGGCCTGATGGAAAACGACATCGTAGCCGCCGTGGAGCGCGTACTGGCCCGCAAGGCGAAGTAG